A DNA window from Mastomys coucha isolate ucsf_1 unplaced genomic scaffold, UCSF_Mcou_1 pScaffold21, whole genome shotgun sequence contains the following coding sequences:
- the Sbsn gene encoding suprabasin isoform X6 encodes MHLANLLSSCCLLVLLGALPALAAHDDPIEKVIEGFSRGLSNAEKEVGKALEGINNGITQAGREVEKIFDGISNMGSQAGKSVQHGLDKVAHDIDNGIGHAGKEAEKFAHGVNHAAGQGSHQGQGGYGGQHGGAATTTVVSGASVNKPFINFPALWRSIAAIMP; translated from the exons ATGCATCTTGCCAATTTGctcagctcctgctgcctctTAGTGCTCCTGGGGGCTCTGCCTGCTCTGGCAGCCCATGATGATCCGATTGAGAAGGTCATAGAAGGGTTCAGCAGAGGACTGAGCAATGCAGAGAAAGAGGTGGGCAAGGCCCTTGAAGGCATCAATAATGGAATCACTCAAGCTGGAAGGGAAGTGGAGAAAATTTTTGATGGAATTAGCAACATGGGCAGCCAGGCCGGCAAAAGTGTGCAACATGGCTTGGACAAAGTAGCCCACGACATCGACAATGGCATCGGACACGcaggaaaggaggcagagaagtTTGCCCATGGGGTCAACCACGCCGCTGGACAG GGGTCTCATCAAGGTCAAGGCGGGTACGGAGGCCAGCACGGAGGGGCCGCAACCACTACAGTAGTATCTGGG GCCTCGGTCAACAAGCCATTTATCAACTTCCCAGCTCTGTGGAGG aGTATCGCCGCCATCATGCCCTAA
- the Sbsn gene encoding suprabasin isoform X2, translated as MHLANLLSSCCLLVLLGALPALAAHDDPIEKVIEGFSRGLSNAEKEVGKALEGINNGITQAGREVEKIFDGISNMGSQAGKSVQHGLDKVAHDIDNGIGHAGKEAEKFAHGVNHAAGQVGKETNKIIHHGVNQGGSEAGKFGQGVHHAFGQGGREAEKFGQGVHHAFGQGGREAEKFGQGVHHAFGQGGREAEKFGQGVHHAFGQGGREAEKFGQGVHHAFGQGGREAEKFGQGVHHAFGQGGREAEKFGQGVHHAFGQGGSEGGKLVQGANQGLSHAAMEAQQFGHGQGHGYYAAGQTWHEGDKVMHPWVNQAGEETERFGQGVHHTIKQAEKEAEKVAHGVQTGVNQAGKEAEKVAHGVQTGVNQAGKEAEKVAHGVQTGVNKAGKEMEQFGQGVHHTIEQAEKEAEKVAHGVQTGVNQAGKEAQKFDQGVNYAAGQAGKETEKLGQGVHHAAGQAGNEMNRLQQDVHNGVNQASKEANQLLNGSHQGQGGYGGQHGGAATTTVVSGASVNKPFINFPALWRSIAAIMP; from the exons ATGCATCTTGCCAATTTGctcagctcctgctgcctctTAGTGCTCCTGGGGGCTCTGCCTGCTCTGGCAGCCCATGATGATCCGATTGAGAAGGTCATAGAAGGGTTCAGCAGAGGACTGAGCAATGCAGAGAAAGAGGTGGGCAAGGCCCTTGAAGGCATCAATAATGGAATCACTCAAGCTGGAAGGGAAGTGGAGAAAATTTTTGATGGAATTAGCAACATGGGCAGCCAGGCCGGCAAAAGTGTGCAACATGGCTTGGACAAAGTAGCCCACGACATCGACAATGGCATCGGACACGcaggaaaggaggcagagaagtTTGCCCATGGGGTCAACCACGCCGCTGGACAGGTTGGGAAGGAGACAAACAAAATCATCCATCATGGGGTCAACCAGGGGGGCAGTGAAGCAGGAAAGTTTGGCCAGGGGGTGCACcatgcttttggtcagggtgggagagaggcagagaagtttGGCCAGGGGGTGCATCATGCTTTTGGTCAGGgcgggagagaggcagagaagtttGGCCAGGGGGTGCACCATGCTTTTGGTCAGGgcgggagagaggcagagaagtttGGCCAGGGGGTCCATcatgcttttggtcagggtgggagagaggcagagaagtttGGCCAGGGGGTGCATCATGCTTTTGGTCAGGGCGGGAGAGAGGCGGAGAAATTTGGCCAGGGGGTTCACCATGCTTTTGGTCAGGGCGGGAGAGAGGCGGAGAAGTTTGGCCAGGGG GTTCACcatgcttttggtcagggtgGGAGCGAGGGAGGCAAACTGGTACAAGGGGCTAATCAGGGACTTAGCCATGCTGCAATGGAGGCACAGCAGTTTGGTCATGGTCAAGGGCATGGTTATTATGCTGCAGGGCAGACTTGGCATGAAGGGGACAAAGTAATGCATCCTTGGGTCAACCAGGCTGGGGAGGAGACAGAGCGATTTGGCCAGGGTGTCCACCATACtattaaacaggctgagaaggaagcagaaaaagtGGCCCATGGGGTCCAAACTGGGGTCAACCAGgctgggaaggaagcagaaaaagtGGCCCATGGGGTCCAAACTGGGGTCAACCAGgctgggaaggaagcagaaaaagtGGCCCACGGGGTCCAAACTGGGGTCAACAAGGCTGGGAAGGAGATGGAGCAGTTTGGCCAGGGTGTCCACCATACCATTGAACAGGcggagaaggaagcagaaaaagtGGCCCACGGGGTCCAAACTGGGGTCAACCAGGCCGGGAAGGAGGCACAGAAATTTGACCAAGGGGTCAACTATGCTGCTGGCCAGGCTGGAAAGGAAACGGAGAAGCTTGGTCAAGGTGTCCATCATGCTGCTGGCCAGGCCGGGAATGAAATGAACAGGTTACAGCAAGATGTTCATAATGGGGTCAACCAAGCCAGCAAGGAGGCCAACCAGCTGCTGAAT GGGTCTCATCAAGGTCAAGGCGGGTACGGAGGCCAGCACGGAGGGGCCGCAACCACTACAGTAGTATCTGGG GCCTCGGTCAACAAGCCATTTATCAACTTCCCAGCTCTGTGGAGG aGTATCGCCGCCATCATGCCCTAA
- the Sbsn gene encoding suprabasin isoform X3 codes for MHLANLLSSCCLLVLLGALPALAAHDDPIEKVIEGFSRGLSNAEKEVGKALEGINNGITQAGREVEKIFDGISNMGSQAGKSVQHGLDKVAHDIDNGIGHAGKEAEKFAHGVNHAAGQVGKETNKIIHHGVNQGGSEAGKFGQGVHHAFGQGGREAEKFGQGVHHAFGQGGREAEKFGQGVHHAFGQGGNEAEKFGQGVHHAFGQGGSEGGKLVQGANQGLSHAAMEAQQFGHGQGHGYYAAGQTWHEGDKVMHPWVNQAGEETERFGQGVHHTIKQAEKEAEKVAHGVQTGVNQAGKEAEKVAHGVQTGVNQAGKEAEKVAHGVQTGVNKAGKEMEQFGQGVHHTIEQAEKEAEKVAHGVQTGVNQAGKEAQKFDQGVNYAAGQAGKETEKLGQGVHHAAGQAGNEMNRLQQDVHNGVNQASKEANQLLNGSHQGQGGYGGQHGGAATTTVVSGASVNKPFINFPALWRSIAAIMP; via the exons ATGCATCTTGCCAATTTGctcagctcctgctgcctctTAGTGCTCCTGGGGGCTCTGCCTGCTCTGGCAGCCCATGATGATCCGATTGAGAAGGTCATAGAAGGGTTCAGCAGAGGACTGAGCAATGCAGAGAAAGAGGTGGGCAAGGCCCTTGAAGGCATCAATAATGGAATCACTCAAGCTGGAAGGGAAGTGGAGAAAATTTTTGATGGAATTAGCAACATGGGCAGCCAGGCCGGCAAAAGTGTGCAACATGGCTTGGACAAAGTAGCCCACGACATCGACAATGGCATCGGACACGcaggaaaggaggcagagaagtTTGCCCATGGGGTCAACCACGCCGCTGGACAGGTTGGGAAGGAGACAAACAAAATCATCCATCATGGGGTCAACCAGGGGGGCAGTGAAGCAGGAAAGTTTGGCCAGGGGGTGCACcatgcttttggtcagggtgggagagaggcagagaagtttGGCCAGGGGGTGCATCATGCTTTTGGTCAGGgcgggagagaggcagagaagtttGGCCAGGGG GTTCACCATGCTTTTGGTCAGGGCGGGAATGAGGCAGAAAAGTTTGGCCAGGGGGTTCACcatgcttttggtcagggtgGGAGCGAGGGAGGCAAACTGGTACAAGGGGCTAATCAGGGACTTAGCCATGCTGCAATGGAGGCACAGCAGTTTGGTCATGGTCAAGGGCATGGTTATTATGCTGCAGGGCAGACTTGGCATGAAGGGGACAAAGTAATGCATCCTTGGGTCAACCAGGCTGGGGAGGAGACAGAGCGATTTGGCCAGGGTGTCCACCATACtattaaacaggctgagaaggaagcagaaaaagtGGCCCATGGGGTCCAAACTGGGGTCAACCAGgctgggaaggaagcagaaaaagtGGCCCATGGGGTCCAAACTGGGGTCAACCAGgctgggaaggaagcagaaaaagtGGCCCACGGGGTCCAAACTGGGGTCAACAAGGCTGGGAAGGAGATGGAGCAGTTTGGCCAGGGTGTCCACCATACCATTGAACAGGcggagaaggaagcagaaaaagtGGCCCACGGGGTCCAAACTGGGGTCAACCAGGCCGGGAAGGAGGCACAGAAATTTGACCAAGGGGTCAACTATGCTGCTGGCCAGGCTGGAAAGGAAACGGAGAAGCTTGGTCAAGGTGTCCATCATGCTGCTGGCCAGGCCGGGAATGAAATGAACAGGTTACAGCAAGATGTTCATAATGGGGTCAACCAAGCCAGCAAGGAGGCCAACCAGCTGCTGAAT GGGTCTCATCAAGGTCAAGGCGGGTACGGAGGCCAGCACGGAGGGGCCGCAACCACTACAGTAGTATCTGGG GCCTCGGTCAACAAGCCATTTATCAACTTCCCAGCTCTGTGGAGG aGTATCGCCGCCATCATGCCCTAA
- the Sbsn gene encoding suprabasin isoform X4: protein MHLANLLSSCCLLVLLGALPALAAHDDPIEKVIEGFSRGLSNAEKEVGKALEGINNGITQAGREVEKIFDGISNMGSQAGKSVQHGLDKVAHDIDNGIGHAGKEAEKFAHGVNHAAGQVGKETNKIIHHGVNQGGSEAGKFGQGVHHAFGQGGREAEKFGQGVHHAFGQGGNEAEKFGQGVHHAFGQGGSEGGKLVQGANQGLSHAAMEAQQFGHGQGHGYYAAGQTWHEGDKVMHPWVNQAGEETERFGQGVHHTIKQAEKEAEKVAHGVQTGVNQAGKEAEKVAHGVQTGVNQAGKEAEKVAHGVQTGVNKAGKEMEQFGQGVHHTIEQAEKEAEKVAHGVQTGVNQAGKEAQKFDQGVNYAAGQAGKETEKLGQGVHHAAGQAGNEMNRLQQDVHNGVNQASKEANQLLNGSHQGQGGYGGQHGGAATTTVVSGASVNKPFINFPALWRSIAAIMP from the exons ATGCATCTTGCCAATTTGctcagctcctgctgcctctTAGTGCTCCTGGGGGCTCTGCCTGCTCTGGCAGCCCATGATGATCCGATTGAGAAGGTCATAGAAGGGTTCAGCAGAGGACTGAGCAATGCAGAGAAAGAGGTGGGCAAGGCCCTTGAAGGCATCAATAATGGAATCACTCAAGCTGGAAGGGAAGTGGAGAAAATTTTTGATGGAATTAGCAACATGGGCAGCCAGGCCGGCAAAAGTGTGCAACATGGCTTGGACAAAGTAGCCCACGACATCGACAATGGCATCGGACACGcaggaaaggaggcagagaagtTTGCCCATGGGGTCAACCACGCCGCTGGACAGGTTGGGAAGGAGACAAACAAAATCATCCATCATGGGGTCAACCAGGGGGGCAGTGAAGCAGGAAAGTTTGGCCAGGGGGTGCACcatgcttttggtcagggtgggagagaggcagagaagtttGGCCAGGGG GTTCACCATGCTTTTGGTCAGGGCGGGAATGAGGCAGAAAAGTTTGGCCAGGGGGTTCACcatgcttttggtcagggtgGGAGCGAGGGAGGCAAACTGGTACAAGGGGCTAATCAGGGACTTAGCCATGCTGCAATGGAGGCACAGCAGTTTGGTCATGGTCAAGGGCATGGTTATTATGCTGCAGGGCAGACTTGGCATGAAGGGGACAAAGTAATGCATCCTTGGGTCAACCAGGCTGGGGAGGAGACAGAGCGATTTGGCCAGGGTGTCCACCATACtattaaacaggctgagaaggaagcagaaaaagtGGCCCATGGGGTCCAAACTGGGGTCAACCAGgctgggaaggaagcagaaaaagtGGCCCATGGGGTCCAAACTGGGGTCAACCAGgctgggaaggaagcagaaaaagtGGCCCACGGGGTCCAAACTGGGGTCAACAAGGCTGGGAAGGAGATGGAGCAGTTTGGCCAGGGTGTCCACCATACCATTGAACAGGcggagaaggaagcagaaaaagtGGCCCACGGGGTCCAAACTGGGGTCAACCAGGCCGGGAAGGAGGCACAGAAATTTGACCAAGGGGTCAACTATGCTGCTGGCCAGGCTGGAAAGGAAACGGAGAAGCTTGGTCAAGGTGTCCATCATGCTGCTGGCCAGGCCGGGAATGAAATGAACAGGTTACAGCAAGATGTTCATAATGGGGTCAACCAAGCCAGCAAGGAGGCCAACCAGCTGCTGAAT GGGTCTCATCAAGGTCAAGGCGGGTACGGAGGCCAGCACGGAGGGGCCGCAACCACTACAGTAGTATCTGGG GCCTCGGTCAACAAGCCATTTATCAACTTCCCAGCTCTGTGGAGG aGTATCGCCGCCATCATGCCCTAA
- the Sbsn gene encoding suprabasin isoform X5 — MHLANLLSSCCLLVLLGALPALAAHDDPIEKVIEGFSRGLSNAEKEVGKALEGINNGITQAGREVEKIFDGISNMGSQAGKSVQHGLDKVAHDIDNGIGHAGKEAEKFAHGVNHAAGQAEKEAEKVAHGVQTGVNQAGKEAQKFDQGVNYAAGQAGKETEKLGQGVHHAAGQAGNEMNRLQQDVHNGVNQASKEANQLLNGSHQGQGGYGGQHGGAATTTVVSGASVNKPFINFPALWRSIAAIMP; from the exons ATGCATCTTGCCAATTTGctcagctcctgctgcctctTAGTGCTCCTGGGGGCTCTGCCTGCTCTGGCAGCCCATGATGATCCGATTGAGAAGGTCATAGAAGGGTTCAGCAGAGGACTGAGCAATGCAGAGAAAGAGGTGGGCAAGGCCCTTGAAGGCATCAATAATGGAATCACTCAAGCTGGAAGGGAAGTGGAGAAAATTTTTGATGGAATTAGCAACATGGGCAGCCAGGCCGGCAAAAGTGTGCAACATGGCTTGGACAAAGTAGCCCACGACATCGACAATGGCATCGGACACGcaggaaaggaggcagagaagtTTGCCCATGGGGTCAACCACGCCGCTGGACAG GcggagaaggaagcagaaaaagtGGCCCACGGGGTCCAAACTGGGGTCAACCAGGCCGGGAAGGAGGCACAGAAATTTGACCAAGGGGTCAACTATGCTGCTGGCCAGGCTGGAAAGGAAACGGAGAAGCTTGGTCAAGGTGTCCATCATGCTGCTGGCCAGGCCGGGAATGAAATGAACAGGTTACAGCAAGATGTTCATAATGGGGTCAACCAAGCCAGCAAGGAGGCCAACCAGCTGCTGAAT GGGTCTCATCAAGGTCAAGGCGGGTACGGAGGCCAGCACGGAGGGGCCGCAACCACTACAGTAGTATCTGGG GCCTCGGTCAACAAGCCATTTATCAACTTCCCAGCTCTGTGGAGG aGTATCGCCGCCATCATGCCCTAA
- the Sbsn gene encoding suprabasin isoform X1, which yields MHLANLLSSCCLLVLLGALPALAAHDDPIEKVIEGFSRGLSNAEKEVGKALEGINNGITQAGREVEKIFDGISNMGSQAGKSVQHGLDKVAHDIDNGIGHAGKEAEKFAHGVNHAAGQVGKETNKIIHHGVNQGGSEAGKFGQGVHHAFGQGGREAEKFGQGVHHAFGQGGREAEKFGQGVHHAFGQGGREAEKFGQGVHHAFGQGGREAEKFGQGVHHAFGQGGREAEKFGQGVHHAFGQGGREAEKFGQGVHHAFGQGGNEAEKFGQGVHHAFGQGGSEGGKLVQGANQGLSHAAMEAQQFGHGQGHGYYAAGQTWHEGDKVMHPWVNQAGEETERFGQGVHHTIKQAEKEAEKVAHGVQTGVNQAGKEAEKVAHGVQTGVNQAGKEAEKVAHGVQTGVNKAGKEMEQFGQGVHHTIEQAEKEAEKVAHGVQTGVNQAGKEAQKFDQGVNYAAGQAGKETEKLGQGVHHAAGQAGNEMNRLQQDVHNGVNQASKEANQLLNGSHQGQGGYGGQHGGAATTTVVSGASVNKPFINFPALWRSIAAIMP from the exons ATGCATCTTGCCAATTTGctcagctcctgctgcctctTAGTGCTCCTGGGGGCTCTGCCTGCTCTGGCAGCCCATGATGATCCGATTGAGAAGGTCATAGAAGGGTTCAGCAGAGGACTGAGCAATGCAGAGAAAGAGGTGGGCAAGGCCCTTGAAGGCATCAATAATGGAATCACTCAAGCTGGAAGGGAAGTGGAGAAAATTTTTGATGGAATTAGCAACATGGGCAGCCAGGCCGGCAAAAGTGTGCAACATGGCTTGGACAAAGTAGCCCACGACATCGACAATGGCATCGGACACGcaggaaaggaggcagagaagtTTGCCCATGGGGTCAACCACGCCGCTGGACAGGTTGGGAAGGAGACAAACAAAATCATCCATCATGGGGTCAACCAGGGGGGCAGTGAAGCAGGAAAGTTTGGCCAGGGGGTGCACcatgcttttggtcagggtgggagagaggcagagaagtttGGCCAGGGGGTGCATCATGCTTTTGGTCAGGgcgggagagaggcagagaagtttGGCCAGGGGGTGCACCATGCTTTTGGTCAGGgcgggagagaggcagagaagtttGGCCAGGGGGTCCATcatgcttttggtcagggtgggagagaggcagagaagtttGGCCAGGGGGTGCATCATGCTTTTGGTCAGGGCGGGAGAGAGGCGGAGAAATTTGGCCAGGGGGTTCACCATGCTTTTGGTCAGGGCGGGAGAGAGGCGGAGAAGTTTGGCCAGGGG GTTCACCATGCTTTTGGTCAGGGCGGGAATGAGGCAGAAAAGTTTGGCCAGGGGGTTCACcatgcttttggtcagggtgGGAGCGAGGGAGGCAAACTGGTACAAGGGGCTAATCAGGGACTTAGCCATGCTGCAATGGAGGCACAGCAGTTTGGTCATGGTCAAGGGCATGGTTATTATGCTGCAGGGCAGACTTGGCATGAAGGGGACAAAGTAATGCATCCTTGGGTCAACCAGGCTGGGGAGGAGACAGAGCGATTTGGCCAGGGTGTCCACCATACtattaaacaggctgagaaggaagcagaaaaagtGGCCCATGGGGTCCAAACTGGGGTCAACCAGgctgggaaggaagcagaaaaagtGGCCCATGGGGTCCAAACTGGGGTCAACCAGgctgggaaggaagcagaaaaagtGGCCCACGGGGTCCAAACTGGGGTCAACAAGGCTGGGAAGGAGATGGAGCAGTTTGGCCAGGGTGTCCACCATACCATTGAACAGGcggagaaggaagcagaaaaagtGGCCCACGGGGTCCAAACTGGGGTCAACCAGGCCGGGAAGGAGGCACAGAAATTTGACCAAGGGGTCAACTATGCTGCTGGCCAGGCTGGAAAGGAAACGGAGAAGCTTGGTCAAGGTGTCCATCATGCTGCTGGCCAGGCCGGGAATGAAATGAACAGGTTACAGCAAGATGTTCATAATGGGGTCAACCAAGCCAGCAAGGAGGCCAACCAGCTGCTGAAT GGGTCTCATCAAGGTCAAGGCGGGTACGGAGGCCAGCACGGAGGGGCCGCAACCACTACAGTAGTATCTGGG GCCTCGGTCAACAAGCCATTTATCAACTTCCCAGCTCTGTGGAGG aGTATCGCCGCCATCATGCCCTAA